Part of the Planococcus plakortidis genome is shown below.
GGCAGGGCGCTGTTGATGCTGTCAGGCGGCATCGACAGCCCTGTTGCCGGATATCATATGCTGAAGCGGGGCGTAAGGCTTGAACTGATCCATTTCTTCAGCCCGCCGTTTACGACCGAGCGCGCAAAAGAGAAAGTGCTGGATTTGGCGGAAAAATTGAGCGGCTTCGGATCGCCAGTGACTTTGCACATCATCCCGTTTACGGAAATCCAGCAGGAAGTCCATAAACAAGTCCCGGATAATATGACGATGACCTCGACCCGCCGGATGATGATGCGCATAGCCGATGCGGTGCGCGCAAAGACTGACGCCAAAGCGATCATCACAGGCGAAAGCCTCGGCCAAGTCGCCAGCCAGACGCTTGAGAGCCTGCAGGCGATCAATGCCGTGACGACGACACCGATTTTGCGCCCGTTGATCGCACAGGATAAACTTGAAATCATCGAAACGGCTCAAGCCATCGGAACTTACGATATCTCCATCCGGCCGTATGAGGATTGCTGCACGATCTTCACGCCGGCCAACCCTAAAACGAAGCCGAAAACGGACAAGGTGGAACATTATGAGAGTTTCGTGTCTTTCGGCGAAATGATCGACCAAGCGGTAGCGGAGCGCGAGGTCATTGAATTCCCAAGAAAGAAACAGCAGCGTTTCGAAGATTTGCTGTAACCCGAACCCTTCTAGCAGCCCGGCCAAGGACATGTCCTTGGCCGGGCTATTATTATGCAGTAAATTCGTTATTCTATTAGAACAATCATTTAGTGAATTAGTATTGATATCAGAAAAAGATTGACGATGTGGAGTGGTTTTTTGCGCGGTTGTCCTTATTAATAGAAGAATTGCTTTAAAATAATTATTTTGAATAATTAAATATTTATTGTATAATAATATAAGAATAATATTAGTTTATTGGCAAAGGGGAGATTGGGATGAAACGCGAACAATTGCTGGCACCTGAAAACTATAATTTGGTGGAAGAATTCGAACGCTTTGCGACGGGAGATGGACGCAAGGCAATCATTTGG
Proteins encoded:
- the thiI gene encoding tRNA uracil 4-sulfurtransferase ThiI, with the translated sequence MKTNQILIRYGELSTKGRNRKAFISRLRNNIQTLFSDVPALRIKAERDRMFLFCDDEQGMENVLERLPQVFGIQSFSPVTQTSLELDEMKHTALSIVRKMDTAGKSFKVSVKRPYKDFPYEKPEIMRAIGGHVLGNTPELTVAMKNPDIDLNVEIRQDAAYMMAETIQGAAGLPIGAGGRALLMLSGGIDSPVAGYHMLKRGVRLELIHFFSPPFTTERAKEKVLDLAEKLSGFGSPVTLHIIPFTEIQQEVHKQVPDNMTMTSTRRMMMRIADAVRAKTDAKAIITGESLGQVASQTLESLQAINAVTTTPILRPLIAQDKLEIIETAQAIGTYDISIRPYEDCCTIFTPANPKTKPKTDKVEHYESFVSFGEMIDQAVAEREVIEFPRKKQQRFEDLL